The sequence below is a genomic window from Pelmatolapia mariae isolate MD_Pm_ZW linkage group LG9, Pm_UMD_F_2, whole genome shotgun sequence.
TTGATTCATAATGGTTTTAAATGCCACCACTCTGCTCAGAAAGAGTATGGTATTCCTATGAATATTGAACAATAATAGTGGCAGTGTTGTTCTGAATTGTTAGATTTTTGATTAAGCTTATTTTTCCTCCTCACTTGTACCTgccttttttgtgtttggtCTCCATTATGCTTTCTTTgatatacagaaaataaaatcattgaAGAACAAAGCATATCTCGAATGATTGAAGGGCAGCTTAAGCATTTATTTGTGTGTCACTAAGGTTTAATTCTCCTAACGGAAGAATTAGTTCATCTAAGAAGCTTTGCTTGAGTGGCATATTTAAAACAAAGGTCACTCTGGGGGAGACAATCTATGTGACACACTCAGATGTGATTGGAATTAATTTGCTCAACTACCTTTGCCAGTTTACTTATGATTGATGCGATATAATGGGCAGAAGCGTAATCCAATTAGAGGCACACATGCGATTTCGGAACCGGAACGTCCTGTTTCATTAACCAATAGGAATGCGGCTAAGACCGAAGAGGTTGGTTTAGAATCCTCGGTTAGCGAATGGGAGGGAGATTCTTACGCCTGCAGTGATCCATGGCTCCGCCCCTGGCTTCCATTTCTGAACTGAAGGGACGCCGCCGCTCTCGCGTATAGCCCTCGCCtttttttatacacacattTAAGTACATAAACTAGGTTATCTGTCGTAAGTTAGGACCATTTCCTAAAGGTAGCGTGAATCAGTAGTCCCCGTTCATCGTGGTATGCTGTTTGAGTAGTAGCTAGAAGTAAGCTAGCATTTTATTCCCCATTTTAACTTTACTAAGCGGCGTTTTCCgccgttttttttcttttcgccGCCCCGCTCACTCTACCCCCTTGTGTGTGAGTAGGGGCCTGCAACGTTGGTTTGGCCACGAGGCGCGTCGGTACAGTTGGAACAGGGCGATGGCGGAGTTCGGTAACGGACTGGCGGAGGAATCTCTGCTAGATTCAGACCCCGGACATCCCGAGCTGGAAGACCCGGGTGTCGGTGACGAAGAGCCGGGATTAGAAGAGGGAGAGGCCGCAATTGAAGACCCGGTAAGTGAAGGGCATTGTTTCTAAAGTGGAAACCCACATGAATACCGAGACACTTTGTGGTCGTGGCGGAGCAGCTAGTAAAAGCAGGCGAAcaatttgttgattttttttttcaccctccACACGAATCTTGGGTCACATGCCGTGTGCGTTACTGCTATCGCCAGGTCGGTGTTAACCGCCATTGTGGTTCACGCAGTGCAGTAGAAATGGGTGGTGACATGCGTGGTGTCGGCAGCCATCTTGGCGCAACAGCGACGCCAGTTTCTCTGCGCCAGGGAGCAGCTCGAGCCGtttgtggggggtggggggtcctTGTCGCAAAAAAATGCGAGACGGAGATGCAGGAGACAGTTAGGGGCGAGGGTAGGACAGGCCGCCGCCATTAGCCGCCGCCGCTGTGCGAGTCTACCTCCTTAAGAAGGCGACCTGCTAACGGTAATGACCTCTTTTTATTCCCTTTACCTTTATCATTTAACCGGCTGTGGCTGCTGCATTTCAAGCGCCGGTTTGCGCACACGCGAGCGAGCGGCCGCAGGTTATCGTTAGCTTAGCAAGCCCGACCATTAAAGGCTGCGGATAAAATGACCAGCGGACCTGTCAGCCGTAATCAGCAGTCACGAGATGAAATGCGGCATTTGCACCTCAAGCTGCTGGGCCTAACAGCAGCTGGCTTAGTAGCCGTGAATATTAAGCATGTGATAAAGGGTCTTTGTGGCTAACATGCTAGCGGATTTTAACAAAGCTTGTGTGGCAGTGGCAGACGTGCACCTGACCATCTTTGTCGCCTATTTTTCGGCCGACAATGGGGGTAGAGTCGTGAATCGCTGCTTGTTGGTGTACACGCTGTGTAATTgttaaaaatgtacaatttgCATTAATCAGCCcagttagttttttttaaaacatacatatatatattattattattattttttttttccctcgtGCAGCTAACACACGAGTGCACAATGGCTGGGATTGTCTTGAATGACCAGGTGAGGGTTTTGAGGATGTCGGCCAGTGAAAGCGTGGCGTACAACGCAGAAGAAAGGGGCTGCGGTATTTGAGGGGCTGGGTTTGCATCCTTCACTGTTTAGCTAGACCAAGGAGAGCAAGAGAAGGGAGGGGAGTGAAAGAGCTTGCACTGAATATGCGACAAGacgagacaaaaaaaagaaaaaagggacagagagagaaaaattgGAGTCGCAACATGCCAGCGGTGAATGGCTCATCCCAGCGGTCCTGCTTTGAATGTTGATCActtcccatccatccatcatctcaGTGTTGGTGATATGTGTCAGAGCATCAGGCGCGTGAATACACGCCGACCGAGAAATGATGGCGTCTTTATTAGCGTGTGCAGCGAGTCGCTGTGCAGTTTTATAGCCCGCTGCGGTGAGAAGATCTGAATTTATTACAGTCCGGTCTGTGTCGCTGCACCCAGTTTCACAAAGAGCTTTTTCATTACAATCCTGTCAGTAGTTCCGGATCGAGCTGGAGTGACTCCCACTGTGCTGCAGTGCACCACTGTCAGACAGGAGGGTCCACTTCCACATGAGGGCACAGCCAGCTCACTGTTtatctaataataatataagTTTATTGGCATTATTTAGTTTTGCGGGATTGACCGCAGATCTCATCCTCATCTCGCTGCTTCATCTTTCCAAAATGGCTCTCcagcaaaaataaacacattttcttgGCAATTAATATGCATATAACCATGTAGTGATGTATGCTGTTCCAAAATAAACTGATAATAGAAGTTCATTTTTAGGCTAAGGTGGCATTTTTGTTACAAATATTGCGTTGTAAGCACTTAAACAGTGAATGTTACCATGTTTGGACATGATGTTATTAATCATGTGGATATTTGAAGTGCTGTTCGCCAACACTGCTTTGGGGCTGGATACTTAACCTTGGTTGgtaacctttttattttttatatatacatatatactgcTCACGCATATCGTGGCCTGGCGGTCCTCTTTGTAGTGGCTTTAAGGTCCGCTTTTGACTTGGGGGAGGTACCTACTATTAAATTTAGGCAGGATGGCAGGGTATACTGCAAAATGTGGGGCATGAGAATAACTTTAGTGCGCATGCAGTGCAGGACTAGATTGAGGGTGCATTTAAACGTGGAAGAAGTCCAAGTACAGGGTTTCCCCTGAGATTATCTAAGGGGCTTAGATCCTGTCTGGGATCTGGGGTTGGAATGTTGGTCTTATTCAAAGTCTGGATCATGTTTtttgactgttgttgttaccatatttggatttatttatttattttttaaagctggtaaTTCTTGTCGGTCACACATGTTAATATTAGTTTGACCCAGAGCTGGTCCTGACCTCCATGGAGCCAGAAACTTGTGAGCCATTTTAAATGTGAATTATTACACACTTCCAGCTACAGTGCTTTATAGAGGGAATTATGATGTAGGTGTTTAAAAATGCAGCAATCCACACAGAGAGACCAATTAATTTGAAGCTATGTAAAACAGTATTTTGCAATTGCATCACAACCAGAGTTCATTAACACAGAGATGGTTAACCTGGTCATACGGATTGGTGACTATTTTGAGGCTAATTTCCCACCATGTTTCAGCTTGTTTCATATGATGATTTTCTATAGACTGGGTGAATACCAACTTTGTGTGTAATACGTGCCTATTGCAGGAACTAATGACTGCACTGAGATTTGATTCTGTTGCCTGATATGTATTCCTGTCCAAACAGTATTATGTTGCTATTCAGAAAGTGCAGGTTtgttatcacaaacacacacacacacacacaacctccCACACATCTTCTTCCAGTTGTAGTTTATAAACAAAGTTGCCCTTCTGGCGTTTTTAAATGTAGCCTCATGTATACCTGGGTTATCAAGACAAGCTGGACAGTGATGCACTGCAGTATCTACTTCATCCTCCCACTGAACCTGGAAACACTGACATTCCTTTTTGACATGTGGGGAAGCACTTCATGCTGCTAacgtttttacttttactccaaGTCCTCTCTTTACATTTGTTTGGCTTACAGCGTCCTCAGAACTGCTTGCATTCTTTCCCTAAGCCTTTTTGTGGTTCTGCCTAAATCTTGCACATATGGATTTTACGACTTGTAGCCGATATAAAGTCTCTCTTTATACTGAGGTCATGTCACGGTCACGGCACCATTTCTTTTGCTAGTTTGCCAAATGGGTGCCTAAAAATATTTCCAGGATGTGCACGCACTTGATCTCTTTCTGATTTATTCATTAAATCATTTTAGATTTGGAAGTTGGTGAAGATGGCTCCAGCAGTAACTGGCATTGTGTTATTGTGTTGCGTTGAGCTGTGCACATGATGGACTGACGGCTCTGATGGaatctgtgtctgtgctgcaggAGCTGGAGGCAATCAAAGCCCGAGTgagagagatggaggaagaggcAGAGAAGCTGAAGGAGCTACAGAACGAGGTGGAGAAACAGATGAATCTGAGCCCCCCACCAGGTgcgtcttctttttttctttttttttcccctccaaggCAGACGCCTTCATTTCCCCCCCATCTGTCCACATTTGCCTTCTCGTCTCGTTCTGCTGTCACGTTATCCAGTGAGGGGAAAGCCCCATAATCATTTCAGTCTTATTATCTGTTGTGTGCTCGCTTAGAAATAATCTCACTTAGTAAATGTAAATGCTACACTCATTTTCAAGCAGTGATCCCAAACCAGTTTAGGATGTGCATTAAAATATGGGTTCACTTCAATGCTTGGTTACAAGTTCAGTACATGTCCTTATTGATTCTCCCAGTTTATCACGAGCACAGTTAAGGTttggaaaataatttaaatgctgctgcttctcctgTTTTCCAggcacaaaaagaggaaaaaaaaacagcaaaaaatgaaataagCGAACAAAATATGAGCTTTGCCTGATAATATACTCTTCAggaatatatacatatttatataatcTACAACTATAGATTTTGTAATCTGTAAATAACTCATGTAAAgtacattattttaatattcaatTCCATGTTTTTAACCCTCAGagatggatgtttttttttaaaaatacaaacaaaaatctaaataaatgataaaatagTTTACATCCTTCAGAACGTTATATAATGCATGAATCTGAATGCgtgtctgtgtatttatgttgcTTAATTACACCATGTGAAGGAGAAACTATGATTTTGTCATTCTTGTGTAATGACAAAACTCTTGAATCAATTGTCAACTCCATTTTTGCCTTTATACCATCCATTTGATCTCATCTTTTTATGGACTTTTCGATTGTAGGTGCACTACATCTCACATTTGGAGTTTAAAAAGCAGTAATTTGACCTAATATGTGTTTCATTTCAATGTTGTTTCCCATGTAGATTTATTctgtcctctctcctctgtgCAGTTGGCCCTGTCATCATGTCCATCGAGGaaaagatggaggcagatggcAGATCTATTTATGTTGGAAATGTGAGTAACTCTTTGTGTCATGCAGATTCTATTTTGGCCACATTGTGTCTTGATTCTTGTTGTCGTGTCTGACATGACATCATGGAAATAATATGACTGGGGAAAAACCAGTTGTGACACTGAATCATAAGTACTGGCCCTATTAAAATCACACTCCCGTGGTCTAAGCAGTAGGTGGGCTTCCTATTTTTTTAGAGTCTGTGCATAGAAATTGCTTTGTGCCTTTGATCAATCCTGCAACCAGTACAAGATTTATTCAAGGTGTTATCACTTTGGACTCTTACCAAGTATTTAAGCATTCACGATACTCTGAAGAGTCTTTAAACAATGAACCAAAAATGAGTGAATGGTTTATTAGATGAAAAATTAGTCCCTGGTGCTGCGTTTGGTGCTTTCCATTTGCTACTCTGACATAAAGCAGTGAACTGGTGGCACCCAGGCAACACCTTCTGTTTCCAATCTCGGACaataaggctacgttcacactgcaggcgaaggcgcatcaaatccgacttttttgaccctatgcgacccatatccgatcatggtatgaccgtgtgaacagcacaaatccgatctGAGGTCACTTTCGtgtgtggtactgaatccgatacatatctgatcttttagaaagcgactgctgtttgaatggtcacatcgcattaaatccgtcttttacgtcactgacataagacagacgccaattatcagtgccggagaagacatcgtgaacgcttcctggccatccagtgtagatgttagtgaaactgttgggaagacaatgtgaacattttatttgtattgtataatctgcagattctgacagaaatctgcgactatcctttgaagcaccgctgcgctctaaaacagcaataaggatcattattaggccatatgtaaatatcaaaataacttcataacttaaagcaaaattgggaaacgtaaagtccgaaacaagtctttatattaacggccatcagtcaaacaatattgtttgctctgggtctaaacagagcgcgttgtgtgtgacctCTTCTTTTGCACATGCGGGCCGccttgagggttcacactagagcacgtttgctgtcacattttatttgtagtgtgaacaagcagacaaaaaatcggatttgatcaaaaaatcggaattgagcattaagacctgcagtgtgaacgtagcctaagtctGGTGGTTTGTGGGAATCTTTTGGGCGTCTGCCTCACTGGTATCTCTCAGACAATTTTAAGGCAGCTTTTTACTTTTGACCTGGTTTTGTGTCACATTGTAAATACATTCAGTGTTAGTTTTTACTTTTgtgctttaatattttttttgttgttgttgtgtttttaatgtataATACAGCGCTGGTGACGCAGCTGTCTTGATGCTAacacttttatatttttttctgtctgcaggTGGACTACGGTGCTACAGCAGAAGAGCTCGAAGCTCACTTTCATGGCTGCGGTTCAGTAAACAGAGTCACCATCCTATGTGACAAATACACAGGGCATCCCAAGGGGTAATGATCAGAAATTCTACAGTGAAATGATATTATTGCATATTGGTAGCTGGATCAGTCAATTAAGAGTATgagcacattttaaaagcttCTCTAGAGCTGGAAAGTTGATTATgattccttttatttatttcatataaATCACCTGCAAATCAGTTTTATCTttggaaaaatatgtttttctttagtaattaccaaagttttttttgtaGTGCTTTTTTGCTTATAGATTAGTTTTACTGTAGCCAAgtgattgattttattttccccCTGCAGGTTTGCCTATATTGAGTTTGCAGACAAAGAGTCTGTTAGGACAGCCATGGCTTTGGATGAGTCACTTTTCAGAGGAAGGCAGATAAAGGTGAGACATTTTCGAGGTTAAATATCTCAGCTCCTTGAATGAAGTGGTAGTGggttttttacagtgtgtggaTCTGAGAAGTGTCAGTTTAAACCTGAGACTTAAATTTCTCACCGAAACATGATCATGATCCATCTCGAAACACTTTGCAGTTGCAGCATGAACTTAATGGGAGCAACATAATTTGCAGCTACCTCACCAGTGCAGTAACAGGAGTAGTGTTGACTACATTTAGCTGATGTGGTCATAATAATCACTGGTCATTCTGTCTGTCCTGGATAGGATTGTCCTGATTGGTTGCATGTCTGCAAGAagattttaatgtgtttgttgtttttttttttgttgttgttttgtagaaatgtggttttagtgtctgATCTTCAATTTATTGGCTCTTTTCTGGTCAGAGTTTCCCCAATATTGAGACTGGTCAGTCTAAACTAGAaggttctctgtttttcttgctGTGGCAGATGATTAGAAGcactgattttaaaaatacaaaaacacaaaattgaaGCTAAAAGGCAAGGTTGTTGAGTTTTTACTACAAATTAAGAGGAAACAAAATTTCTTTCAGTGTGAAAACACAGAAGATGGACTGTTTGGATGTTGTGGTTTATGCAAGGTCCCCTTTTTCTTTAGGTGGGCGCTAAGAGAACAAACAGACCAGGCATCAGCACCACAGACCGTGGCTTTCCACGGGCTCGGTTCCGATCACGGGGAGGAAATTTCTCCTTGCGTGCACGCTACTACAGTGGCTACACACCACCTAGAGGCAGAGGACGGGCCTTCAGGTGAGCTGACACAGAGACATCCTCATGTCTGACACCAGGGGAGAGCACATCACCTGCATGCATCCCACTCACTGTTTGCACTGAAAGGGAGCACAGGAAAAGCGAGGCAGACAGTCATGATGAGCCAGAGTTGACACTGGTGTTAAAGAAGGATTACGGCTTCTTGTAATGTTTGGTATTTAGAATTCCTGAGGAGGCCCCGTTAGAGAAGGTACCGGTAGTCTGGCAGAGGACAGGGATTATAATAAAGTAAATAGACAACTTGCCTAATTAATTTGGGGCAGATTTTCAGTTTGCAAATCAGAAAATAATGATTGACTGGACAGAGGGCTGGTGGGTGACATTTGTCACGTCCCTCTTAATCTGAGCATGTGCTTGTCCAGTTTTTAAGTCTTCCAGATTAAAATTGATTAGTATAGAGAAGGTAAGTACAGAAAGGGCAAAAAGCCCCTTGTACATAGAGGTGGCCAATTTGAAAAAGATTATCATGTACGAATCTTTAGTGAAGTGAATTTAGTGAAGATGACATCATTAACTATCGTTTCCCCTCACGATTACAGCTTTTCTCAGTACCAGAGCTGACAACTGCATTGTACATATAGGCTGTGTATCCTGGCAACCGTATGAACAGCTAGTCATGTGATCGATCATGTTGGATTAAGTCCGTGCAATGCAGTAACAAAGTTTGATCAGATTGCCCACCCCTATCTGATACAGAAGTAAAAACTGTGCGAGCTGTGGCATAGAATTAAAAACACTTATCATGATATTATTACTTGTATATCAGTTgctataccccccccccccccccccctttttttttcctctttattttatttggttACATTcatagaataaataaatgacggACACACATTGATGTTTTCTGTAATAATAAAGGCAAAAACACAACATGTAGCAGGGCTAGCTGGTTGTGGGATTCATTGCATGCTACATCACATTATGACCATTTCAAGACGGGCTTACGGACTCGCTGCACACCACCTTCTTCCTCCCAGGCTGCACATGCACTCTGCATAAATTGGATCTGTTTGGGCTGCTGCCAATCAAGTTTCTGCAAACTTGACTGTAGTGGAAAGTTACTGGTGCAAAGCTGCAGCACTTGCACTGATGAGGTTTTTAACTTCTTTGGGCCACTAATGGTGCAGCAGCATGCAAACCATTTTTAATAACTGATGTTTGGGCTTTGTGATGGTTGGTTCGCTCACCTGTAGCACTGGTTTACTTAAACACAGCATTTATCAGCAGTGGTGTAGTGAACACACTGATGATTGTGTTGTCTGGAAAATCCAGCAAAGTCCGTTTACTGTTATGTGGCTCTGTAAAGAATGAGAGAAAAAGCCTGGTCTTGATCAGTGTGTTGTGCACTGGGATTCTGGTGGCTCTCTACATGCAGTATTTTCAcagtcgcacacacacacagttctgcTTTGGGGTCCTGTCAGTGGGTTGTTGTGCATCTTGTGCTGCACATGGAGGTAGTCTCTGCAGACTTGGTCGCAGTGCAAGTTTGCAGCATTTTGTAGTTACCATTTTCCACCTGGGGTGAAAGTCTTTAAGATCTAGTGTTGCAAAAGTAATGAGTTTATTCTGAGTGTTATTGATGTCACCTACTGTTCCTTCATATAAGCTCCAGCAAGTCCTTATAGCCTTCTTTCATTACAAAACTCTGTAGAAACCCCACAGTAGAGCTCAGTCTGTGGAGccatcttgtatttttttttcttttctgttgagACTGAGTAAGGAGGTGTGGTGCCAAACGCGCTGATCAGCATGCCAACTTCTTCACATCCACTCAGATTTAAGACTGAGAGATTCTGATTTGATTGCCTCTGCAAATCATCTGGAACCTCGAGGGCCCAGGCTCTTTCTTAATACTAGATGTTTAACAAACAACATGTTCCAGTAGAAAGCTGCTGCAACAATGAATCCATTTGCCAAGTTCTTCTGACAGGCCCTATTTAGCCTATTTTATCATGTGATTTTTCTATTGTTTCATTTTTGCCCTTGGACTTAACTGGGATATTTGTGAAAGGACTCCCCATTTCAGCAAGGCTGCTTTTAAATAACCACAGGAAAGGATTCCATCTCGATTTGTTCCTGTGTTAGAAAGTGTCTGAACCTCAAGGTCAGAATCTCTCTAATCAGTCTGTGTACTCACTCGAGCCACTCCCACACATACCAAGAAACCCTAACCCTGATAGTTTACTCACTGGGATTTGGCCTGCGTTGCACGACAAGGCACACAAAGACTTGGGCAGAAACTGAGAGGATTGTATGTTAGATGAAGTCTCCTGAAGTTGAAAGCACTCCATAATGAAGTGTTTGCAAGctgaaaaagtgaaaggagcCTGTAAACGTTATATGACTTTAAAAGCTTTAAGTGAGCTTGGGCCTCCAGTCGTGCCAGTCACGTTATCTGAGGTTTTAAATATGCTGCTCATTTTGACTCACATTAATGATGTATAAATATTTCTGTGGTTTCCATCTGTGATTTGATGTAATTAATAGACTCAGAATGATAGAAACCCCCCTCTTGGGTATTACTGGTAATACTGCAGTGTATCATCTTATTATCTTACAGCCTTGGTTCACGTGTAATAATCAGCCACAGAGTGGCTGAACTGGCCTTGATAGCAGAGGCGAGCTGAAGAGCTGTGCGTTTGCTACATTGTGAATTCATCACTAGCCTGAAGTTCATAGTCATCCTAACAAGTTTCACTGGTGCCTTGTATTGCTGTGGGAAAGGTCCATGGTGAACAAACGCGTAGCTAAAAGTCTTTGCATTGACCTGTTGTAAGCTTGGGAAGATTTCACAGCCCGTGTGACGTCTGTAAGTCACGTGTGTTTCGATTGGCTTTGTTTTAGAAGAAGCAGAGATTTAATCAAGGCCCCGCTTTGTGTTCTGTGCCTAATCTGCACCTGAAACCCCGACAGAAAGCCAGAGCACAAAGATGATCAATCATGCTAACGTGCACTTAATTGACCTCTGGCTACACGTCTTTTCTCTGATATTGCGTCCATTAACATCATCCTCATCTTCCCAAGCTGCCGTGGTGAAAAGCCAAGATTTTGATGTGAGCCAGAAGACGCACGTACTGAGTAGATGATGTGGAAGAACCTGTTGTTTGTGCCTTTTGTTGTGGACGTCCTTGCATGTACATGACCCCCACctccccctctcctcctcctcttccttaaCCACCTCCCCACCCCCGCCACCTCCTCCTCAGACACGGCACACACCTTCCAGCTCAGTTTCAGCCTTCCAGCGTTCACTCCCAGAAACGAAGGTTCATTACTGCAGCCTGACTTCAGCATTTAGCCCATCAACCGCTGGACTTTTGAGTCCCAGTGTGacctctttgtgtttgtgctgctgactgcatttgtttgtgtgtgtgtgtgtgtgtgtgtgtgtgtgtgtgtgtgtgtgtggggctcACTGCCGCCTGGCTGTGTATCAGGTGGTGATGCGTGCGGAATAATAGTGCAGTTTATGTCCCTTTTTtaactgtgaatgtgtgtgtttgtgtgcactgtGTTGCTGGGGGTATATGTGTGGTGCTGTTTGTCCTCAAGGTCTTTCCCCACAGTGACCCCAGAGGCGGCTCTcgtacagagagacacacagagagagagagaaagagggcgAGAGAGTGCCTTTGCTGTCCCCTCACACCCACACACTAATCATTTTATCTGGAAATTAAACACTTTTCCTCTCTTGACAAAGCTGCTTTCAGCTACTTTCACCACTATTCTTCCACACTGATTTGTTTGTAAGATCAAaggcacattttatttttaaagatgtcTATTTAGTGATTTGTGAACACTGTCCTAAAcacactgtttttctttattttattttatttttgacgTAGTTCAATATATTCATTCCCCGTTCACTTTACTTCCAGGACTGAAATTCAGACCCTTCCTCTGCCCACAatcgcacacatgcacatatttatttactACATCGCACCAGGAAATTGGTGTCCGTCTTCTTAAGCCAAACAGAAAAAACTcaccctctttttctctctcttttccagGGGCCGAGGGCGAACAACATCGTGGTATTCCCCTTACTAAACACCCTCCTCCCCCATCCCAAATACTTCCTTACTATCAACCCTCTCCCCCTATTTCTGTTcccatattaaaaaaatacaaacacacacaatgaaaaAGTCCTTTCCCTTTCCCCAACAATAAAAGAAGAGAACcccagaagagagaaaaaaagacaaaaaaggaaaaaaaacaaaaaaaaaacaaaaacacacttctCCTGGACAGAGAGACTGGCTGGCCGCAGTGTGAGATTGTGTGTGAGCGTGCTTGTGCAGAGGTTGATGCGGTCGCCCCTGGTAAGGTATACGTTGGCCTCTtgggggagggaggggaggatTACTatggcagtgtttgtttgtttttggtttttttgtttttgtttttggaagaGGGAGGAAAGGTGGGGATGAggtatgggggggggggagaagatGATGGTATCTCAGGCTGCAGATGTGTCTCCTTTGGTCTGGCTGTGACCTCCTGCTTTCACACcatcatcaacacagcccaCCCACTCACCACCGCCTCCACAGCAGGGGgggggaaagagagaaaaaaaacgtaCACAAGAATACacattgttctctttttttttttttttttttcttttttttaatgtaacatagATATGTGAAACTTCCATTAGCTATCAAATATTTGTTACGTTTGTGGTTTGGAGTTTGTCATTACCTGCTCGC
It includes:
- the pabpn1 gene encoding polyadenylate-binding protein 2 isoform X1 produces the protein MAEFGNGLAEESLLDSDPGHPELEDPGVGDEEPGLEEGEAAIEDPELEAIKARVREMEEEAEKLKELQNEVEKQMNLSPPPVGPVIMSIEEKMEADGRSIYVGNVDYGATAEELEAHFHGCGSVNRVTILCDKYTGHPKGFAYIEFADKESVRTAMALDESLFRGRQIKVGAKRTNRPGISTTDRGFPRARFRSRGGNFSLRARYYSGYTPPRGRGRAFRFQDQWRLTTPPQVAPAPPTVSAASLSLSAPAMHTHPILSVWGGGGGGQGDHRPAAGGIYYNSKR
- the pabpn1 gene encoding polyadenylate-binding protein 2 isoform X2, which encodes MAEFGNGLAEESLLDSDPGHPELEDPGVGDEEPGLEEGEAAIEDPELEAIKARVREMEEEAEKLKELQNEVEKQMNLSPPPVGPVIMSIEEKMEADGRSIYVGNVDYGATAEELEAHFHGCGSVNRVTILCDKYTGHPKGFAYIEFADKESVRTAMALDESLFRGRQIKVGAKRTNRPGISTTDRGFPRARFRSRGGNFSLRARYYSGYTPPRGRGRAFRGRGRTTSWYSPY
- the pabpn1 gene encoding polyadenylate-binding protein 2 isoform X3 — translated: MEEEAEKLKELQNEVEKQMNLSPPPVGPVIMSIEEKMEADGRSIYVGNVDYGATAEELEAHFHGCGSVNRVTILCDKYTGHPKGFAYIEFADKESVRTAMALDESLFRGRQIKVGAKRTNRPGISTTDRGFPRARFRSRGGNFSLRARYYSGYTPPRGRGRAFRFQDQWRLTTPPQVAPAPPTVSAASLSLSAPAMHTHPILSVWGGGGGGQGDHRPAAGGIYYNSKR